A window of the Corynebacterium minutissimum genome harbors these coding sequences:
- a CDS encoding ABC transporter ATP-binding protein yields the protein MIEVAGLTKQYKSVRAVDDLTFQVEPGQVTGFLGPNGAGKSTTMRMILGLDRPTAGTALVHGKHYRELKHPLREVGALLDAKAVHANRSAANHLKWMAQSNGIPTSRVDEVLGLVGLSNVAGKKAGGFSLGMGQRLGLAAALLGDPGVLILDEPVNGLDPEGIRWVRSLVRALAAEGRTVLISSHLLSEMAQTADHLVVIGRGRLMANQRTYDFVKDNSSASVVVRSEHLREFGFALKEAGVAFSTSTDEEQRPTLVIPDQTTDFVGQLAYSTGVPLTELTLHRASLEEAFMKMTTDAVQYQAQKEVTTNVS from the coding sequence ATGATTGAAGTAGCCGGACTGACAAAACAGTATAAGTCTGTTCGCGCCGTGGATGACCTCACCTTTCAAGTAGAGCCGGGCCAGGTAACCGGCTTCTTGGGGCCAAACGGTGCCGGAAAGTCAACGACCATGCGGATGATCCTGGGCCTTGACCGCCCCACAGCGGGTACGGCCTTGGTGCATGGCAAGCACTATCGTGAGCTCAAGCACCCGTTGCGGGAGGTGGGCGCGCTTCTCGACGCTAAAGCGGTCCACGCCAACCGCTCCGCCGCTAACCACTTGAAGTGGATGGCACAGTCCAACGGTATCCCGACCTCCCGCGTGGATGAGGTGCTGGGGCTCGTGGGACTTTCCAATGTCGCCGGTAAGAAAGCCGGCGGCTTCTCCCTAGGTATGGGCCAGCGCCTTGGCTTGGCCGCGGCATTGTTGGGCGACCCAGGTGTGCTGATCCTGGATGAGCCGGTCAACGGCTTGGACCCGGAAGGTATTCGCTGGGTGCGCTCCCTCGTCCGCGCGCTTGCTGCGGAAGGCCGCACGGTGCTCATTTCTTCCCACCTTCTGTCGGAGATGGCGCAAACTGCGGATCACCTTGTGGTCATTGGGCGTGGGCGGTTGATGGCGAACCAGCGCACTTATGACTTTGTCAAGGACAACTCTTCTGCCTCAGTTGTCGTGCGATCGGAACACCTGCGTGAATTCGGCTTTGCGCTGAAGGAGGCCGGGGTGGCGTTCTCTACGTCTACTGATGAGGAGCAGCGCCCAACTCTGGTTATCCCGGATCAGACCACTGACTTCGTGGGCCAGCTGGCCTACTCCACTGGAGTGCCGCTGACCGAGCTCACGTTGCACCGCGCCTCCCTT
- a CDS encoding acetate kinase has translation MAYVLVLNSGSSSVKFQLVDPDSTATDTPLVSGLVEQVGEPHGAVTVKTGGEEYKEELEIPTHSFGLDRAFSIMHEHGVGPTDVEVIAVGHRVVHGGRLFSEPQLIVDQIESMIEDLIPLAPLHNPANLDGIRVARKLLPDIPHVAVFDTAFFNGMPPAAALYAINNDVASQYDIRRYGFHGTSHEFVSQQVPKLLGRDPEHTHQITLHLGNGASAAAIRNGRPIDTSMGLTPLAGLAMGTRSGDIDPGIIFHLSRQAGMSIDEIDNLLNKQSGVKGIAGVNDFRVLRERINNEDQDAWLAYNIYIHQLRRFIGAYMIALGRVDAITFTAGVGENDTEVRQDSLYNLDMYGIDFDKEANLVRSKEPRMISTAESQVKVFVVPTNEELAIAQKSAGIAAMAREAGLY, from the coding sequence ATGGCGTACGTACTCGTTCTGAACTCCGGCTCCTCCTCGGTGAAATTCCAGCTGGTGGACCCGGACAGCACCGCGACCGATACCCCACTGGTCTCAGGTTTGGTGGAACAGGTTGGTGAGCCGCATGGTGCGGTGACCGTCAAGACCGGTGGTGAGGAATACAAGGAAGAACTGGAGATTCCTACTCACTCCTTCGGCCTCGACCGCGCGTTCAGCATCATGCACGAGCACGGGGTGGGCCCGACGGACGTAGAGGTCATCGCCGTTGGCCACCGTGTTGTCCACGGCGGCCGCCTGTTCAGTGAGCCGCAGCTCATCGTGGACCAGATTGAGTCCATGATTGAGGACCTTATCCCGCTCGCCCCGCTGCACAATCCAGCAAACCTGGACGGCATCCGTGTGGCCCGCAAGCTGCTGCCGGATATTCCGCACGTGGCGGTCTTCGATACGGCCTTCTTCAACGGCATGCCGCCGGCTGCAGCGCTCTACGCCATCAACAACGATGTGGCCTCGCAGTACGACATCCGCCGCTACGGCTTCCACGGCACCTCCCACGAGTTCGTGTCACAGCAGGTGCCGAAGCTGCTCGGCCGCGACCCGGAGCATACCCACCAGATCACGCTGCACTTGGGCAATGGTGCATCTGCCGCGGCTATTCGCAACGGCCGCCCGATTGATACCTCGATGGGTCTGACCCCGCTGGCTGGTTTGGCCATGGGCACTCGTTCCGGTGACATCGACCCGGGTATCATTTTCCACCTTTCGCGTCAGGCGGGTATGTCCATCGATGAGATTGACAACCTGCTCAACAAGCAGTCCGGTGTGAAGGGCATTGCGGGGGTCAATGACTTCCGCGTGCTGCGTGAGCGCATAAACAACGAGGATCAGGATGCCTGGCTGGCCTACAACATCTACATTCACCAGCTGCGCCGTTTCATTGGTGCTTACATGATTGCGCTCGGCCGCGTGGATGCCATCACCTTCACCGCTGGTGTGGGCGAGAACGACACCGAGGTTCGCCAGGATTCGCTGTACAACCTCGACATGTACGGCATTGACTTCGATAAGGAAGCGAACTTGGTGCGCTCCAAGGAGCCACGCATGATTTCGACGGCTGAGTCGCAGGTCAAGGTCTTCGTTGTTCCGACGAACGAGGAACTGGCGATTGCCCAGAAGTCCGCGGGCATTGCGGCCATGGCCCGGGAGGCTGGCCTGTACTAG
- a CDS encoding glutamate ABC transporter substrate-binding protein, which yields MKRLCFATIPLVTLSLSLSACESTHTTAPTPVLSTSADTHSTPGPPLPEDAIIEPAGAGEADTESEAEPYGSYRPDDKTPKERVPEIIKRGRLIVGVDRSNNLLSYRDTATSELRGFEVDIAREIARDIFGDPSKVDFRFVEASDRAKALNDRQVDMVIRTMTISPQRQLEVAFSIPYMKTDARLLVLKNSGIHSVADTAGLTLCAAKGSTMVNAIRKHAPKADILETRAWGDCLMSLQLGQTDGIVVDDALLSGMLAQDSYTEIVGDALETQSYGVAVRKPDASYDSRPLIRQVNSTLERIRSDGTWLKLFYSWLGDYMERPTLPEPKYLNEAPPATENESTSAKEARP from the coding sequence ATGAAACGCCTGTGCTTTGCGACGATCCCGTTGGTTACCCTCTCCCTCAGCCTCAGTGCCTGCGAATCAACCCACACCACTGCCCCCACACCGGTACTGTCCACGAGCGCAGATACCCATTCCACGCCCGGCCCACCACTGCCGGAAGATGCCATTATCGAGCCTGCCGGCGCGGGCGAAGCCGACACGGAGAGCGAGGCCGAGCCTTATGGCTCCTACCGTCCGGACGATAAAACGCCCAAGGAACGCGTGCCGGAGATCATCAAACGCGGCCGTCTCATCGTGGGCGTGGACCGTTCGAATAACCTGCTGAGCTACCGCGACACCGCCACTAGTGAACTTCGCGGCTTTGAGGTGGACATCGCTCGCGAAATCGCCCGCGACATTTTCGGGGATCCCTCCAAGGTGGATTTCCGCTTCGTGGAAGCCTCCGACCGCGCCAAGGCCCTCAATGACCGCCAGGTGGACATGGTCATCCGCACAATGACGATTAGCCCGCAGCGCCAGCTCGAAGTCGCCTTCTCCATCCCCTATATGAAAACGGATGCCCGCTTGCTCGTGCTCAAGAACTCCGGTATTCATTCCGTGGCGGATACCGCCGGTCTCACTCTGTGCGCGGCGAAGGGCTCGACCATGGTCAATGCCATCCGCAAGCACGCGCCGAAAGCCGATATTTTGGAGACCCGCGCCTGGGGCGATTGCCTCATGTCCTTGCAGCTTGGTCAAACCGACGGCATCGTGGTCGATGATGCATTACTCTCCGGCATGTTGGCCCAGGATTCCTACACTGAAATCGTCGGCGATGCCTTGGAGACCCAGAGCTATGGTGTGGCCGTGCGCAAGCCCGATGCGTCCTATGATTCCCGTCCACTTATCCGGCAGGTCAATTCCACTCTGGAGCGCATCCGCTCGGACGGCACGTGGCTGAAGCTCTTCTACTCCTGGTTGGGCGACTACATGGAGCGCCCCACGCTCCCTGAGCCGAAGTACCTCAACGAGGCCCCACCCGCGACCGAGAACGAGTCCACGTCCGCAAAGGAGGCACGCCCATGA
- a CDS encoding serine/threonine protein kinase: MSHRFTEDELDHLTPEDHDPDPQPTAAHNDINDATEAVPFDPFADDEDGEEAEGNGSGFTSSDGAQSPHSNLTDAHDATAAVPYDPFADDEDEDEDGNFVFPTPSHSGADGAPTSQVSRGATPSDPARGTTTPGDGEIVDSDNIAALIEELGQLRDRRKAEDPSHASRRRAIDTFRQRRTTKRTDREVADGMATLPFVVPGNPQDALIDPEDSPRIAPPQLKPGDMVAEQYEILGVLAHGGLGWIYLANDHFVSGRIVVLKGMQAENSAEQTATAESEREFLADITHPNIVKIFNFIDDARVPGGFIVMEYVGGPSLKNRRNHQEDDVFPVDTAIAYILEILPALDYLHARGVVYNDLKPSNIIVTEDQVKLIDLGAVSGIGAFGHIYGTQGFQAPEIATKGPSVASDIYTIGRTLACLVLKLPVEDGVYKPGLPSPTEEPLLRRYLSFYRLLLRATDPDPDKRFRSVSELRDQLFGVLREVIALRDGIQHPAQHSVFSPQRTTFGTKHLVFRTDQLIDGIDRTVRITAPEVVSALPAPLIIRSDVGASLLQGSSYTEPQEALETLRQAMQTPEYEESAEIPLGVVRAMIDLGYIGQAREWLASIKDRLDNDWRFHWYSGVAELLLDKYRDAQAHFAYVLDILPGEAAPKLAIGAVNELILQQLGYSEAALIDASVARACANLTASLADLPNEAFEDQPGIWDHVTDDPAHLRFNSMRLYGIVWATNPTTVSSAFGLARQLRAEHQVELAVATLDKVPNASRHHRMARLTTILQLIVHDLSESRIRRAARRLEEIPQNEPRFLQIKIAVISAALTFLRDADLDAAASPNDLFEFPFTQRGLRYGLADTLRALARQAPFSRHRYALVDLANKVRPVTLF, encoded by the coding sequence ATGAGCCACCGTTTCACCGAGGATGAGCTCGACCACCTCACCCCTGAGGACCACGATCCGGACCCTCAGCCCACGGCTGCCCACAACGACATCAATGACGCGACGGAAGCCGTCCCCTTCGATCCTTTCGCCGACGACGAAGACGGAGAAGAGGCCGAAGGGAACGGCTCAGGCTTCACCAGCAGCGACGGCGCGCAAAGCCCCCACAGCAACCTCACCGACGCACACGATGCCACCGCCGCCGTGCCTTATGATCCTTTCGCTGACGACGAAGACGAGGACGAGGACGGCAACTTTGTTTTCCCCACGCCTTCTCACTCCGGCGCGGACGGCGCTCCAACCAGCCAGGTATCCCGCGGCGCCACACCAAGCGACCCCGCTCGAGGCACGACCACGCCAGGCGACGGCGAAATCGTTGATTCCGATAACATCGCCGCCCTCATCGAGGAACTGGGCCAGCTGCGTGACCGCCGCAAGGCCGAAGATCCCTCGCATGCATCGCGGCGCCGCGCTATTGACACCTTCCGCCAGCGCCGCACCACCAAGCGCACCGACCGCGAGGTAGCCGATGGCATGGCCACGCTGCCCTTCGTGGTACCCGGCAACCCGCAGGATGCCCTTATTGACCCCGAAGATTCACCACGCATTGCACCGCCGCAGCTGAAGCCGGGGGACATGGTGGCTGAGCAGTACGAAATCCTCGGCGTCCTCGCCCACGGCGGCCTGGGCTGGATTTACCTGGCCAACGACCACTTTGTCTCCGGGCGCATCGTCGTGCTCAAGGGCATGCAGGCTGAGAACTCCGCCGAGCAAACCGCCACGGCGGAATCGGAGCGCGAGTTCCTGGCGGATATTACCCACCCGAACATCGTCAAGATTTTTAACTTCATCGATGATGCCCGCGTGCCCGGCGGCTTCATCGTCATGGAATACGTCGGCGGCCCCTCCCTCAAGAACCGCCGCAACCACCAGGAGGATGATGTCTTCCCGGTCGACACGGCGATTGCCTACATCCTGGAGATCCTCCCCGCCTTGGATTATCTGCACGCCCGCGGGGTAGTCTACAACGACCTCAAACCATCCAACATCATCGTCACCGAGGACCAGGTCAAACTCATTGACCTGGGCGCTGTCTCCGGCATCGGCGCCTTCGGCCACATCTACGGCACGCAAGGTTTCCAGGCCCCGGAGATTGCCACCAAGGGCCCGTCGGTGGCCAGCGATATTTACACCATCGGCCGCACTCTCGCCTGCTTGGTGCTCAAGCTTCCGGTGGAAGATGGCGTGTACAAGCCGGGCCTTCCCTCCCCCACCGAGGAGCCGCTCCTGCGCCGCTACCTTTCCTTCTACCGCCTGCTGCTGCGCGCCACGGACCCGGATCCGGACAAGCGTTTTCGTTCCGTGTCTGAGCTGCGCGATCAGCTCTTCGGCGTGCTGCGTGAGGTCATTGCTCTCCGCGATGGCATCCAGCACCCGGCCCAGCACTCGGTCTTTTCCCCACAACGTACGACTTTCGGCACCAAGCACTTGGTCTTCCGCACGGACCAGCTTATCGACGGCATCGACCGCACCGTCCGCATCACCGCCCCCGAGGTCGTCTCCGCCCTACCTGCCCCGCTCATCATCCGTTCCGACGTCGGCGCCTCCCTCCTCCAGGGTTCTTCCTACACCGAGCCGCAGGAAGCCCTAGAAACCCTCCGCCAGGCCATGCAAACTCCTGAGTACGAGGAGTCCGCGGAAATCCCCCTCGGCGTGGTGCGCGCCATGATTGACCTCGGCTACATCGGCCAAGCCCGAGAATGGCTGGCCTCCATCAAAGACCGCCTCGACAACGATTGGCGCTTCCATTGGTACTCCGGCGTGGCGGAACTGCTACTGGATAAGTACCGCGACGCCCAGGCTCATTTCGCCTACGTTCTCGACATCCTGCCTGGTGAAGCCGCACCAAAGCTGGCCATTGGCGCAGTCAATGAACTGATCCTCCAACAGTTGGGATATTCAGAAGCAGCGCTTATCGATGCCTCCGTGGCCCGCGCCTGCGCCAACCTCACCGCCTCGTTGGCGGATCTCCCGAATGAGGCTTTTGAGGACCAACCCGGTATCTGGGACCACGTCACCGACGATCCTGCTCATCTGCGATTCAACTCGATGCGTCTCTACGGCATCGTGTGGGCTACCAACCCCACGACGGTCTCCTCTGCCTTCGGCCTGGCCCGCCAGCTGCGCGCCGAGCACCAAGTGGAGCTCGCCGTGGCCACACTGGATAAAGTGCCGAACGCTTCGCGCCACCACCGCATGGCGCGCCTTACCACGATTTTGCAGCTCATCGTCCACGACTTGTCCGAGTCTCGCATCCGCCGCGCCGCCCGCCGCTTGGAGGAGATTCCGCAGAACGAGCCACGCTTCCTACAAATCAAGATCGCCGTCATCTCGGCCGCCCTCACCTTCCTACGTGACGCCGACCTCGATGCCGCAGCTTCCCCCAACGACCTCTTCGAGTTCCCCTTTACCCAACGCGGCCTGCGCTATGGCCTCGCCGATACCCTGCGCGCGCTGGCCCGTCAGGCCCCCTTCTCCCGCCACCGCTACGCGCTGGTGGACCTCGCCAACAAGGTCCGTCCAGTCACTCTCTTCTAG
- a CDS encoding NUDIX domain-containing protein encodes MCAHVNPEISGDGWAEGPGGVPVWGKFGAAGLFLVAGNEVLLQHRATWTNNGGTWGIPGGARDKPETAEQAALRETEEETGVAAADVEVLESIVTAGPFAGGWTYTTVLARTVTGERLPTTPNEESAELRWVPFDQVEALELIPPFREALPQLVARYGELSG; translated from the coding sequence ATGTGTGCACACGTAAACCCAGAAATTTCCGGCGACGGATGGGCCGAAGGTCCGGGCGGGGTTCCCGTGTGGGGCAAATTCGGGGCAGCGGGACTTTTCCTCGTAGCGGGCAACGAGGTGCTGCTGCAGCATCGCGCCACGTGGACCAACAACGGTGGGACGTGGGGAATCCCGGGCGGAGCGCGCGATAAGCCGGAAACTGCCGAACAGGCTGCGCTGCGTGAGACCGAGGAGGAAACGGGTGTGGCTGCGGCGGACGTGGAGGTCCTCGAATCCATCGTCACCGCGGGACCCTTCGCTGGTGGGTGGACCTACACCACGGTGTTGGCGCGTACGGTGACGGGCGAGCGCTTGCCCACGACTCCCAATGAAGAATCCGCCGAGCTGCGCTGGGTGCCGTTCGACCAGGTAGAAGCGTTGGAGCTGATTCCGCCTTTCCGGGAGGCGCTACCGCAGCTGGTGGCACGCTATGGCGAATTGAGCGGCTAA